The sequence TCAGTAGCTATCTGGAAATGGGTCACCTTCAACTCAGCGCTATGGTTGACCATAGCCTTATCCCGGAGGTATTTGGTGAGCCTCTCCTCCATATTGTGGAAGGCGAGATTGTCGATCGCTTCGAGCATCTCGTTGAGACGGGAATTATAGGCCTCCAACACGAAATTCCTCCAGGTCTTGTATTTGACCATCCATTCCTCCATCTTCTCCACCGGCACGAAGAGCACTTCACTGGGTTCTTCCGTGATGGCCGAGATAGCGCTCTTACTGGCTTTGGAACAGCAGTTGAGGGTCATCGCACAGGTATCTCCGAGTTCTAGGTAGTAAAGGAGGAGCTCATCCCCATCCTCATCCTCGGTCATGACCTTCAGGCTGCCGGATACGATGAGCGGCATATGCGTGATGATCTGTCCTATGTCCATCAGCAGGGTGTCCTCAGGAATCTTCCTGAGCTCACCGGATCGGCATATCTCCTCAATCAATTCTTCTTCGAATAGATATTGGAATCGCTCGTGCAAGTGCTTGTAGCAATTGATGTCAAAAGGTACGACTGTCATAATCCATCAAAATTAGTCATACTGATAGGATGGGAATGTAACCCGTGTATCATTGAGAAAGAAGGTTGGGTGAATATTCAAGCAAGTTTCAGTATTTTGCTTGGCCTTATTGAACAAGCTAATTATGAA is a genomic window of Flavobacteriales bacterium containing:
- a CDS encoding Crp/Fnr family transcriptional regulator, producing the protein MTVVPFDINCYKHLHERFQYLFEEELIEEICRSGELRKIPEDTLLMDIGQIITHMPLIVSGSLKVMTEDEDGDELLLYYLELGDTCAMTLNCCSKASKSAISAITEEPSEVLFVPVEKMEEWMVKYKTWRNFVLEAYNSRLNEMLEAIDNLAFHNMEERLTKYLRDKAMVNHSAELKVTHFQIATDLHSSRVVISRLMKKLELDGIIKQHRNRVEFLEFKD